In Gimesia benthica, a single window of DNA contains:
- a CDS encoding fatty acid desaturase family protein, translated as MSVTQFTEQELKALEEKTTIPRFLFLPVGLIAIWCLAVYWPTDAISWQIFLTLFISYCLFCWTSCFHECSHHTLSGSKNASIWLGRILGTAMFVPYTVYRESHIRHHAYLNKPSDWELWPYSDPNTSLRFRRVFVWFDLALGLFMAPFIYGRIFWHKDSPLTDPKLRRTIRYEYAAIVIFWGSVIALCGYYGALIGLLRVWVLPHYLAGIYQNTRKFTEHLGMSSYDPMLGTRTVVGNNIITKLCTYFNFDIFVHGPHHRHPKIAHNLLLQKMDDYKEQNPDVKYPVFTTYWSAIIDMAPSFFKQPGVGMNAGAPAPGKEKKQIDNFVGDVAQEVLADTDYVSKKEQKTNASGS; from the coding sequence GTGTCCGTAACACAATTCACTGAACAGGAATTAAAAGCACTAGAAGAAAAAACGACCATCCCTCGTTTTTTGTTCCTGCCTGTCGGATTGATCGCAATCTGGTGTCTTGCCGTTTACTGGCCCACTGATGCCATCAGCTGGCAGATCTTTCTAACACTGTTTATTTCCTACTGTCTGTTCTGCTGGACCAGTTGCTTCCACGAATGTTCTCACCATACGCTCTCCGGCTCCAAGAATGCGAGCATCTGGCTGGGGCGAATCCTGGGGACAGCGATGTTCGTACCCTACACGGTTTACCGTGAGAGCCATATTCGTCACCACGCCTACCTGAATAAACCCAGCGACTGGGAACTCTGGCCCTATTCTGACCCGAACACATCACTCCGCTTTCGCAGAGTGTTTGTCTGGTTCGACCTGGCTCTGGGTTTGTTCATGGCCCCGTTCATTTACGGTCGCATCTTCTGGCACAAAGATTCTCCTCTGACCGATCCCAAACTCCGTAGAACCATTCGCTACGAATATGCGGCGATTGTAATCTTCTGGGGTTCCGTGATCGCTCTCTGTGGCTACTACGGTGCACTCATCGGTCTGCTACGTGTCTGGGTTCTGCCCCACTATCTCGCAGGGATCTACCAGAATACCCGTAAGTTCACAGAACATCTCGGAATGAGCAGTTACGATCCCATGCTGGGAACCCGTACGGTCGTGGGAAATAATATCATCACGAAGCTCTGTACCTACTTCAACTTTGACATCTTTGTACACGGACCGCATCACCGCCATCCAAAAATCGCCCACAACCTGCTCCTGCAGAAAATGGATGATTACAAAGAGCAGAACCCCGATGTCAAATACCCGGTCTTCACGACCTACTGGAGCGCCATCATCGACATGGCCCCCTCCTTCTTCAAACAACCGGGTGTCGGCATGAATGCCGGAGCACCAGCGCCAGGCAAGGAAAAGAAACAGATCGACAACTTCGTCGGCGACGTTGCTCAGGAAGTTCTGGCAGACACCGACTATGTTTCCAAAAAAGAACAGAAGACAAACGCTTCCGGTTCTTAA
- the gcvT gene encoding glycine cleavage system aminomethyltransferase GcvT, with protein MSESLLTTACHQWHVDHGGRMVDFAGWEMPLLYTNITAEHHAVRQAAGLFDIAHMGRLFFSGPDACRFLDHLLTNNVESLKPGQIRYSLVTNESGGILDDVLVYRFSDFYLLVVNASNRLKIVDWIEQQREGFDVQIDDMTCEKFMLALQGPASLGVLNPLAEAELSEIKYYYGVETKVLGVDALVSRTGYTGEDGFEVVVEQAEGLALWERLMADGQGAGLVPAGLGCRDTLRLEAAMPLYGHELDEETDPFTAGLNFAVKLQAADFVGKEALIAAKAREDRKVRIGFTLEGKRAAREGAELYDGDQKVGVVTSGSFSPTLDLPLGMAYVEAAYAEPGQVLEADIRGKRFPVKVTALPFYKRDT; from the coding sequence GTGTCTGAATCTTTACTCACTACTGCCTGCCACCAGTGGCACGTTGATCATGGCGGCCGAATGGTCGATTTCGCCGGCTGGGAAATGCCTCTGCTGTATACGAATATCACCGCTGAGCATCATGCGGTACGCCAGGCGGCAGGTTTGTTTGACATCGCCCACATGGGGCGGCTCTTTTTCAGTGGGCCGGATGCATGCCGCTTCCTGGATCATCTGCTGACGAATAACGTCGAATCACTGAAGCCGGGACAGATCCGCTACTCACTGGTGACCAATGAATCCGGGGGGATCCTGGATGACGTGCTGGTCTATCGATTTTCCGATTTCTATCTGCTGGTGGTGAATGCATCCAATCGACTTAAAATCGTTGACTGGATCGAACAGCAGCGGGAAGGTTTCGATGTGCAGATCGATGACATGACCTGCGAAAAGTTCATGCTGGCCCTGCAGGGACCTGCTTCGCTGGGAGTTCTGAATCCATTGGCTGAGGCGGAGCTGAGCGAAATCAAATATTATTACGGCGTGGAAACCAAAGTGCTGGGCGTAGATGCTCTCGTGAGTCGGACCGGATATACCGGGGAAGACGGCTTCGAGGTCGTCGTTGAGCAGGCTGAAGGTCTGGCACTCTGGGAACGACTGATGGCAGACGGTCAGGGGGCAGGACTGGTTCCTGCGGGGCTGGGATGTCGCGATACGCTCCGTCTGGAGGCCGCTATGCCCCTGTATGGGCACGAACTGGACGAAGAGACCGATCCCTTTACTGCAGGGCTCAACTTCGCTGTGAAGCTGCAGGCGGCTGATTTCGTCGGTAAAGAGGCATTGATCGCCGCCAAGGCTCGTGAAGATCGTAAGGTACGCATTGGTTTTACCCTGGAAGGGAAACGGGCGGCACGCGAAGGTGCAGAGCTGTACGATGGCGATCAGAAGGTGGGCGTCGTGACGTCTGGGTCATTTTCACCGACGCTGGATCTGCCACTCGGCATGGCTTATGTCGAAGCCGCGTATGCAGAACCAGGACAGGTGCTGGAAGCGGATATTCGCGGCAAGCGATTTCCGGTAAAAGTGACCGCACTGCCATTCTACAAACGCGACACTTAG
- a CDS encoding MFS transporter, whose protein sequence is MSITPVIPSDEEEPIYNRLFWFCYLANVLLVTANAITFRFADLVTYLGGTEELVGDIVSCGVFVALIGRFFLGQGIDRYGVRKLWALSAAIFVVGTGGMTLCRSLGWEIFALRMCFATGIAGMFTCSVVHIQQKVPHHRRTEVIGSLGSSGFVGMILGTQVSDLMMRWLPAGNAQFYALFGIPAFLGFSYFLIVLYVTHNDVHRRPQVTPAAHQLLFRYWPGQVMVVAIMMGLSFTVISVFLTRFVSQRGLGGIGTFFLGYAISAFFIRIYTRRWGTTVGRTKMITMGLMGHAIGHTILPSITQEWQLIGPAILCGFGHALLFPAVVSLGTESFPAQYRGTGTTIVLGFFDAGAIIFAPILGGIIDNWGFYPMFYTSASVMTCTALVYTLTTNHSISKDSAVPAPKQELCTVMDDSGD, encoded by the coding sequence ATGTCTATCACACCTGTAATTCCCTCAGATGAAGAGGAACCTATATACAACCGGCTGTTCTGGTTCTGTTACCTGGCCAATGTGCTGCTGGTGACCGCAAATGCAATCACCTTCCGCTTCGCAGATCTGGTCACCTATCTGGGAGGTACCGAAGAGCTCGTCGGTGATATTGTCAGTTGCGGCGTCTTCGTCGCCTTAATCGGCCGCTTCTTCCTCGGTCAGGGTATCGATCGCTACGGTGTGAGAAAACTCTGGGCCCTGTCTGCAGCAATTTTCGTCGTCGGAACCGGCGGCATGACACTTTGTCGTAGCCTGGGCTGGGAAATCTTCGCCTTACGAATGTGCTTTGCGACGGGTATCGCAGGCATGTTTACCTGCTCCGTCGTACATATCCAGCAGAAAGTCCCACATCACAGGCGGACCGAAGTCATTGGCAGCCTGGGTAGCAGCGGATTCGTCGGTATGATCCTGGGAACCCAGGTAAGTGACCTGATGATGCGCTGGCTTCCCGCCGGCAATGCCCAGTTTTACGCCCTGTTCGGTATCCCTGCATTCCTGGGCTTCAGTTACTTCCTGATCGTCTTATACGTCACCCACAACGATGTTCACCGCAGACCACAGGTCACCCCTGCTGCACACCAGCTCCTGTTCCGCTACTGGCCGGGGCAGGTTATGGTGGTCGCGATCATGATGGGCCTCAGCTTTACCGTGATCAGCGTCTTTTTAACCCGCTTCGTCTCTCAACGTGGTCTGGGCGGGATCGGGACATTCTTCCTGGGTTATGCGATTTCAGCCTTCTTCATTCGTATCTACACCCGCCGCTGGGGAACGACGGTAGGTCGAACCAAAATGATCACCATGGGCCTGATGGGACACGCGATTGGACATACGATCCTGCCATCCATCACTCAGGAATGGCAGCTGATTGGCCCCGCGATTCTCTGTGGCTTCGGACACGCCCTGCTCTTTCCGGCTGTGGTCTCCCTGGGAACCGAATCGTTTCCAGCCCAATATCGCGGGACGGGAACGACTATCGTGCTGGGCTTTTTCGACGCAGGTGCTATTATTTTCGCTCCGATCCTGGGGGGCATCATCGATAACTGGGGCTTCTACCCCATGTTCTACACGTCTGCTTCAGTCATGACGTGTACGGCACTGGTCTACACACTGACGACGAATCACAGCATCAGCAAGGATAGCGCGGTCCCCGCGCCGAAGCAGGAACTCTGCACCGTAATGGACGATTCCGGCGATTGA